A window of Ranitomeya variabilis isolate aRanVar5 chromosome 2, aRanVar5.hap1, whole genome shotgun sequence contains these coding sequences:
- the MRPL47 gene encoding large ribosomal subunit protein uL29m isoform X2, producing MLMTLEQESKRQRVAMPSPERLYKVNKSMENLHTVVTEREDALRLLQTGQEKARPGDWRKDCFGDTTWHRFKEWPIPWYMNTRYQKQKFYALPYVDHYDRLKIEQQLRTEARQKSAARDRQRKLEKRFPHIAKKS from the exons ATGCTGATGACTTTAGAACAAGAGTCCAAGAGACAAAGAGTAGCCATGCCAAGTCCTGAGCGTCTCTACAAG GTAAACAAGTCTATGGAGAATCTTCACACGGTCGTTACAGAAAGGGAAGATGCCCTTCGACTCTTACAAACTGGTCAGGAAAAGGCAAGGCCAGGAGACTGGAGAAAGGACTGCTTTGGTGACACAACATG GCATAGATTCAAAGAATGGCCTATACCTTGGTACATGAACACGCGTTACCAGAAACAGAAGTTTTATGCCTTGCCATATGTTGATCATTATGATAG ATTAAAAATAGAGCAGCAGCTGCGAACAGAGGCAAGACAGAAAAGTGCTGCAAGAGACCGGCAACGGAAACTAGAGAAAAGGTTCCCACACATAGCTAAAAAATCTTAA